A genomic region of Catalinimonas niigatensis contains the following coding sequences:
- a CDS encoding cation:proton antiporter — MQHHILINIFAIFGVATAVIIICRFLNIRFIIGYLITGVLLSPNTTTYFADMEEVDVYAEIGIILLLFTIGLEFSFTNLKKIQRYVLGGGSAQVLFTIVLTAVLIWLTMRPSWEESVFWGFLYALSSTAIVIKTLQDSNKIATPHGKFILAVLLFQDIMIVPLMLFTPIIAGVGDDLLTALGWLLAKLVLMGGIAYALARFIIPYLLKTVMKVQSQEVFLIALVFIVTGIALVTEQLGLSLALGAFIAGLIIAETDYNHMAISCFLPFRYVFMSFFFISMGMLLNYEIFMTDLGWIVFWTLFAFVVKAAAGILAVKVMGLEWKTALAVGFSIAQIGEFSFVLAQSGLEYELISANNYQIFLAVSIILMSVTPFVVTSAEKIYPLFEKLKIKYA; from the coding sequence ATGCAACACCATATTTTAATAAACATCTTTGCCATTTTTGGCGTCGCTACAGCGGTCATCATTATTTGCAGATTCCTTAACATCAGATTCATCATCGGGTATCTGATTACCGGTGTTTTGCTCAGTCCAAATACCACTACCTATTTCGCGGATATGGAAGAGGTGGATGTATATGCAGAGATAGGCATTATACTGCTTCTGTTTACCATTGGTCTGGAATTTTCATTTACCAACCTGAAAAAAATTCAAAGATATGTGTTAGGGGGTGGTAGTGCACAAGTGCTCTTTACCATTGTGCTTACCGCGGTGCTTATTTGGCTTACCATGCGACCCAGCTGGGAAGAAAGTGTATTCTGGGGCTTTTTATACGCCTTGAGTAGCACCGCTATTGTGATCAAAACATTGCAGGATTCCAACAAAATAGCTACACCCCACGGTAAATTCATACTCGCAGTATTGCTCTTTCAGGATATCATGATTGTACCCTTAATGCTGTTCACACCTATTATCGCGGGTGTAGGCGATGATTTACTTACGGCCCTGGGTTGGTTGCTAGCCAAGTTGGTATTGATGGGCGGTATTGCTTACGCACTGGCCCGTTTTATCATTCCCTATTTATTGAAAACGGTCATGAAAGTGCAGAGTCAGGAGGTGTTTTTGATTGCCTTAGTCTTTATCGTCACCGGTATTGCCTTGGTGACTGAACAGTTGGGGCTATCGCTGGCTTTAGGGGCTTTCATCGCCGGTTTGATTATTGCCGAAACCGATTATAACCACATGGCGATATCCTGCTTTTTGCCTTTTCGGTATGTATTTATGAGCTTCTTTTTCATTTCTATGGGCATGCTGCTCAACTACGAAATATTCATGACCGATTTAGGCTGGATTGTGTTCTGGACATTGTTTGCCTTTGTGGTTAAAGCCGCCGCCGGAATACTTGCCGTAAAAGTGATGGGGCTGGAATGGAAAACAGCACTCGCCGTAGGATTCTCCATCGCGCAAATCGGGGAGTTTTCTTTTGTGCTCGCCCAAAGCGGATTAGAGTATGAACTGATCAGCGCCAACAACTATCAAATCTTTCTGGCGGTGTCTATCATCCTGATGTCGGTAACGCCATTCGTTGTCACCAGTGCAGAAAAAATATATCCACTCTTTGAAAAATTGAAAATTAAATATGCCTAA
- a CDS encoding glutaredoxin family protein — MPKPKLQLYGADWCPKSSALRNYMQSKWIEFDDFNVETNPEADARVRALYDGKLKFPTVIVGNDFIKNPTIPQLNEFLKKHNID, encoded by the coding sequence ATGCCTAAACCAAAGTTACAATTATACGGCGCCGATTGGTGTCCCAAGTCATCTGCCCTGCGCAATTATATGCAAAGCAAATGGATAGAGTTTGATGATTTTAATGTGGAAACTAATCCCGAAGCAGATGCCAGGGTGCGTGCGCTCTATGACGGAAAACTTAAATTCCCCACAGTAATAGTAGGCAACGATTTTATCAAAAACCCTACCATACCCCAGCTCAATGAATTCCTGAAAAAGCACAATATCGATTAA